From the genome of Leptotrichia hongkongensis, one region includes:
- a CDS encoding TIGR00282 family metallophosphoesterase yields MKFLIIGDIVGRPGRTTLFKYLEKRKQNYDFIIVNGENSAGGFGINVKIAKEMFERGADVITLGNHSWDKREIYAYINEQKNLIRPINYTKEAPGNGYTIVEKNGVKVAVINAQCKVFMPPIACPFLAVEEVLPKIKEETDIIILDFHGEATSEKQAMGWNLSGKVSAVYGTHTHTQTADERILPGGTAYISDIGMTGGHDGILGMNRKESIQRFKDGMPTRYSVCEENLRINGIELEVNEKTGRAVSIKRVNMGYDEI; encoded by the coding sequence ATGAAATTTTTAATAATTGGTGATATTGTCGGTAGACCAGGTAGAACCACATTGTTTAAATATTTGGAAAAAAGAAAACAGAATTATGACTTTATTATTGTAAATGGAGAGAATTCAGCTGGTGGTTTTGGGATAAATGTAAAGATTGCAAAGGAAATGTTTGAGCGAGGAGCAGATGTTATCACTCTTGGAAATCATAGCTGGGATAAAAGAGAAATTTACGCTTATATCAATGAGCAAAAAAATTTGATTAGGCCAATAAATTATACGAAGGAAGCACCAGGAAACGGTTATACAATTGTTGAAAAAAATGGAGTGAAAGTAGCGGTTATAAATGCACAATGCAAAGTGTTCATGCCTCCAATTGCTTGTCCATTTTTGGCAGTAGAGGAAGTTTTACCAAAGATTAAGGAAGAAACGGATATCATTATTCTTGATTTTCATGGCGAAGCTACTTCAGAAAAGCAGGCAATGGGATGGAACTTATCTGGAAAAGTATCAGCAGTTTATGGAACTCATACACATACACAAACGGCAGATGAAAGAATTTTACCTGGAGGAACTGCCTATATTTCAGATATAGGTATGACTGGAGGACATGACGGTATTCTAGGAATGAATAGAAAAGAAAGTATACAAAGATTTAAGGACGGAATGCCAACAAGATATTCTGTATGTGAGGAAAACTTGAGAATCAATGGAATTGAGCTGGAAGTGAATGAAAAGACCGGTAGGGCAGTATCAATTAAACGTGTGAACATGGGATATGATGAAATATAA
- the prmA gene encoding 50S ribosomal protein L11 methyltransferase has product MKWIKVKVDYFSDNLKETKTKLVNMFDEIGIKQIEVIDYFSENILDYNANFAIKNDVWSIIGYVVDNRFANTKLNIIFNNLKEFQNSDAEFMYEIYTAKCNDEDWQDEWKKYFHTVNITDNIVIKPSWDKYETENNEIVIEIDPGLAFGTGTHETTSLCVEFLEKYSKNKKKLLDIGCGSGILMLIGKKLGVKKVVGIDIDEKVRDVVLENFSKNDINDNFEVIIGNLVDDVSEKYDLVVSNILVDVLEKLLEDIEKILEKSATIIFSGILSEKEEIFVNKAENYNLEQIDRKEKNNWVSLVFKYRK; this is encoded by the coding sequence ATGAAATGGATAAAAGTAAAAGTAGATTATTTTTCGGATAACTTAAAAGAAACTAAGACAAAATTAGTAAATATGTTTGATGAAATTGGAATTAAACAGATAGAAGTTATTGATTACTTTTCTGAAAATATACTGGATTATAATGCTAATTTTGCAATAAAAAATGATGTTTGGAGTATAATAGGATATGTTGTTGATAACAGATTTGCAAATACAAAATTAAATATTATTTTTAATAATTTAAAAGAATTTCAGAATTCAGATGCGGAGTTTATGTATGAAATTTATACAGCTAAATGTAATGACGAAGACTGGCAAGATGAATGGAAAAAATATTTTCATACTGTAAATATAACTGACAATATTGTTATAAAGCCAAGTTGGGATAAGTACGAAACAGAAAATAATGAAATTGTAATTGAAATTGATCCAGGGCTTGCCTTTGGAACAGGAACGCATGAAACGACTTCATTATGTGTAGAATTTTTAGAGAAATATTCTAAAAATAAAAAGAAATTACTGGATATAGGTTGTGGCTCCGGTATTTTGATGTTAATTGGGAAAAAATTAGGTGTGAAAAAGGTTGTTGGAATTGATATTGATGAAAAAGTTCGAGATGTTGTTTTGGAAAATTTTTCTAAAAATGATATAAATGATAATTTTGAAGTGATAATTGGAAATTTGGTAGATGATGTCAGTGAAAAATATGATTTAGTTGTGTCAAATATTTTGGTAGATGTTCTGGAAAAATTGCTTGAAGATATAGAAAAGATTTTGGAAAAGAGTGCAACTATTATTTTTTCTGGAATTTTGAGTGAAAAAGAAGAGATATTTGTAAATAAAGCTGAAAATTATAACTTAGAACAAATCGACAGAAAAGAAAAAAACAACTGGGTATCGCTTGTTTTCAAATATAGAAAGTAA
- the cmk gene encoding (d)CMP kinase: MIIAIDGPAGSGKSTIAKLIAEDLGLVYLDTGAMYRLVTLKALNEGILGNLDKIVKMLDDLRIDIKKNGFYLDDTNVSEEIRKPIVSENVSDIAAIREVREKMVDLQRKFSESKNVILDGRDIGTVVFPNADVKIFLIADAKERANRRYKELVSKVENVKIEEIYENILKRDKIDSTRKESPLKKADDAIEVDTTSKNIEEVKNEILYIIKQKNKI; this comes from the coding sequence ATGATAATTGCTATTGATGGTCCTGCTGGAAGCGGAAAAAGTACCATTGCAAAATTGATTGCAGAGGATTTGGGACTTGTTTATCTTGATACAGGAGCAATGTATAGGCTTGTTACGTTAAAGGCTTTAAATGAAGGAATTTTGGGTAATTTAGATAAAATCGTAAAAATGCTGGATGATTTGAGAATTGATATTAAAAAAAATGGATTTTATCTAGATGATACAAATGTGAGTGAGGAGATTAGAAAACCTATTGTTTCGGAAAATGTATCCGATATTGCAGCGATACGTGAGGTTCGTGAAAAAATGGTCGATTTACAGAGAAAATTTTCAGAATCGAAAAATGTTATTCTGGATGGGCGTGATATTGGGACAGTTGTTTTTCCAAATGCGGATGTAAAAATATTTTTGATTGCAGATGCTAAAGAAAGAGCGAATAGACGTTATAAGGAACTTGTTTCAAAAGTGGAAAATGTTAAAATTGAAGAAATTTATGAAAATATTTTGAAAAGGGATAAAATTGATTCAACAAGAAAAGAAAGTCCGCTAAAAAAAGCTGATGATGCAATTGAAGTAGATACAACTTCTAAAAATATTGAGGAAGTAAAAAATGAAATTTTATATATAATTAAGCAAAAAAATAAAATCTAA
- a CDS encoding HU family DNA-binding protein has translation MSKKEFVDAYAKATGETKKRAEELVNQFLETVEETLLKGDSVQFVGWGTFEVKERAARTGINPQTKKEIKIPAKNVVKFKVGKKLADNVAKRK, from the coding sequence ATGTCAAAAAAAGAATTTGTAGATGCTTATGCAAAAGCTACAGGAGAAACTAAAAAAAGAGCAGAAGAATTGGTAAACCAATTTTTAGAAACTGTTGAAGAAACATTATTAAAAGGAGATTCTGTTCAATTTGTTGGATGGGGAACATTTGAAGTAAAAGAAAGAGCAGCAAGAACAGGGATTAACCCTCAAACTAAAAAAGAAATTAAAATACCTGCAAAAAATGTTGTTAAATTTAAAGTAGGTAAAAAATTGGCTGATAACGTAGCAAAAAGAAAATAA
- a CDS encoding 3-deoxy-D-manno-octulosonic acid transferase encodes MILYNLLRILLYFIISILAIFNKKLLKFFKSRLFQKIGNDNFLNDNEEAILIHFSSVGEFNLTQELIEKMLKDSNRKLILSVMTDTGFSTVNKKYSANGNVKIIYFPLDDFFTVHKIYQKYKIEKTIIIETEIWPNLYYFASTNGELIIVNGRLTEKKLKSYLKFGWLIRKALNHATKIMVQSTSDKERYEKIGIDKDKIKVYKNLKYSIKYNRITEEEIKKYNDTVIDKNKKVIVCGSTRPKEEKIWLEVFKQINVDNEYQLVLVPRHLERIGEIENIILENFSKDEYLLITQIEKDNKNKDYKKIILVDKMGILTDLYQMADFVFVGGTLVDIGGHSILEPLYYGKKPIIGKYFQNIEEIVKDAKELGFIEIVQNKDEIIEYLKKSENVDTGEFFEKNNEIDKIWKEIFD; translated from the coding sequence ATGATTTTATATAATTTATTAAGAATTTTACTATATTTCATAATATCTATTCTAGCAATATTCAATAAAAAGTTGTTAAAATTTTTTAAATCACGTCTATTTCAAAAAATCGGAAATGATAATTTTCTTAATGACAATGAAGAGGCAATACTTATCCATTTCTCGTCAGTAGGAGAATTTAATCTAACACAGGAATTAATTGAAAAAATGCTGAAAGATAGTAATCGGAAACTAATTCTTTCTGTTATGACCGATACTGGATTTTCAACAGTTAATAAAAAATATTCTGCAAATGGAAATGTTAAAATAATTTATTTTCCACTTGATGATTTTTTTACAGTTCATAAAATTTATCAAAAATATAAAATAGAGAAAACGATAATCATAGAAACTGAAATATGGCCAAATTTATATTATTTTGCCTCAACAAATGGAGAACTGATTATTGTCAATGGAAGACTTACTGAAAAGAAATTGAAGTCATATTTAAAATTTGGATGGCTTATAAGGAAAGCATTAAACCATGCTACAAAAATAATGGTACAAAGTACTTCAGATAAGGAAAGATACGAAAAAATAGGAATTGACAAGGACAAAATTAAAGTTTATAAAAATCTGAAATATTCGATTAAATATAATAGAATCACAGAAGAAGAGATAAAAAAATATAACGATACAGTTATAGATAAAAATAAAAAAGTGATTGTATGTGGAAGTACACGTCCGAAAGAAGAAAAAATTTGGTTAGAAGTATTTAAACAGATAAATGTTGATAACGAGTATCAATTAGTACTTGTACCAAGACATTTGGAAAGAATAGGTGAAATTGAAAATATTATTTTGGAAAATTTTTCAAAAGATGAATATTTATTAATTACACAAATTGAAAAAGATAACAAAAATAAAGATTATAAAAAAATAATTTTAGTTGATAAAATGGGAATTTTAACAGATTTATATCAGATGGCAGATTTTGTATTTGTTGGAGGAACTCTCGTCGATATTGGTGGACATTCGATTTTAGAGCCACTGTATTATGGTAAAAAGCCAATTATTGGAAAATATTTTCAGAATATAGAAGAGATAGTGAAAGATGCTAAGGAATTAGGTTTTATTGAAATTGTACAAAATAAGGATGAGATTATTGAGTACTTGAAAAAATCTGAAAATGTTGACACAGGAGAATTTTTTGAAAAAAATAATGAAATTGATAAAATTTGGAAAGAAATTTTTGATTAA
- the trmB gene encoding tRNA (guanosine(46)-N7)-methyltransferase TrmB, with amino-acid sequence MKDTNKIKIIGKNGQKIEITEAEQEQRKKIKKVNDEFKKINAEKSKMINEKEIWKYFFEKPKKNYNKYMCEMLEFPEYLMYNNESVDSYRGKWSEFFQNDNNIYLEIGCGSGNFTVKNAQKFKDRNYIALELRFKRLVLAAKKSKKRNLNNILFIRKRAETILDFIGKNEITGVYVNFPDPWEGEERKRVVSEDLFSRLDIILKTGGKLFFKTDHEQYYEDVLELVNSIDNYKVIYRTRDLHNSEKAEENIRTEFEEMFLSKHNMNIKYIEIEKVK; translated from the coding sequence ATGAAAGATACGAATAAAATTAAAATTATAGGAAAAAATGGTCAAAAAATAGAGATTACAGAAGCTGAACAAGAGCAACGAAAAAAAATAAAAAAAGTAAATGATGAATTTAAAAAAATTAATGCTGAAAAAAGTAAAATGATAAATGAAAAGGAAATTTGGAAATATTTCTTTGAAAAACCTAAAAAAAATTACAATAAATATATGTGTGAAATGCTTGAATTTCCTGAGTATCTAATGTATAATAATGAAAGTGTAGATAGTTATCGTGGAAAATGGAGTGAATTTTTTCAGAATGATAACAATATATATCTAGAAATCGGTTGTGGAAGTGGAAATTTTACTGTAAAAAATGCACAGAAATTTAAAGATAGAAACTACATTGCTTTGGAATTAAGATTTAAGAGGCTTGTTTTAGCAGCTAAAAAATCTAAAAAAAGAAATTTGAATAATATTCTCTTTATAAGAAAAAGAGCAGAAACAATATTGGATTTTATTGGAAAAAACGAAATAACAGGAGTTTATGTTAATTTTCCAGATCCTTGGGAAGGTGAAGAGAGAAAAAGAGTTGTAAGTGAGGATTTATTTTCGAGGCTAGACATAATTTTAAAAACAGGTGGAAAATTATTTTTTAAAACAGATCACGAACAATATTATGAGGATGTTCTAGAATTAGTAAACAGTATTGATAATTATAAAGTAATTTATAGAACAAGAGATTTACACAATTCAGAAAAGGCTGAAGAAAATATCAGGACAGAATTTGAAGAAATGTTTTTAAGTAAGCATAATATGAATATTAAGTATATTGAAATTGAAAAAGTTAAATAA
- a CDS encoding methyltransferase regulatory domain-containing protein: protein MENKNTYSELLYKSNPFNYTIPSLLEAHGKLYGLNPKDSRKARVLELGSSFGGNIITQALYNPEAEFIGIDLTAEQVKKGNEVIEKIGLQNIKLIEKNILDINEDFGKFDYIIVHGVFSWVPEIVKEKILKICNENLTEEGIAYISYNTYPGWKEPDKIREMMLYANKYFPEISLGDKNQRGKAFISIVAEEMKSYTDIFEKKGDFIRQIEEILNMQDYYVGHEYLEHYNNPMYLHEFVDLLKDQNLQYVSDVALRLSIGSIYNQSTVEKLQQLSQGDPVIKEQCIDFILDTKFRRSIICKKSQAEKLNFTESFPNEIIDSFLLTLKFTEEELNTLNEENIKLIMLELVKKPNQSFMIKDAMEIWKNLVNSQDKSEEKTNEVLGNLRKFVLNGMINGKIKFYCSEIETVMYEENKVYIPEKFRKYLKTLIIGEGANIIGISNSRNEIINDLNDVDVIVSDILSEPKTEKEIIEELAKTTIYRAMPDGEPIEVEASEYLPESLKKFEFLGYFAEK, encoded by the coding sequence ATGGAAAATAAAAATACTTATAGTGAATTGCTGTACAAATCGAATCCATTTAATTATACTATACCATCTCTGTTAGAAGCACATGGGAAATTATACGGATTGAATCCTAAAGACTCAAGAAAGGCAAGAGTACTAGAATTAGGTTCATCTTTTGGAGGGAATATTATTACTCAAGCGCTTTATAATCCTGAAGCTGAATTTATTGGTATTGATTTAACAGCAGAACAAGTAAAAAAAGGAAATGAAGTTATTGAAAAAATTGGATTACAAAATATTAAACTTATTGAAAAAAATATTTTGGATATAAACGAGGATTTTGGAAAATTTGATTATATTATTGTTCATGGTGTATTTTCATGGGTTCCTGAAATTGTAAAGGAAAAAATTCTTAAAATATGTAATGAAAATCTTACAGAAGAAGGAATTGCATACATTTCTTACAATACATATCCAGGATGGAAAGAACCTGATAAAATTAGAGAAATGATGCTTTATGCTAATAAATATTTTCCAGAAATTTCACTTGGGGACAAAAATCAACGTGGAAAAGCCTTTATATCAATTGTAGCTGAAGAAATGAAAAGTTATACAGATATTTTTGAGAAAAAAGGAGATTTTATTAGACAAATTGAAGAAATTTTGAATATGCAAGATTATTATGTAGGTCATGAATATCTTGAGCATTATAATAATCCAATGTATTTACATGAATTTGTAGATTTATTAAAAGATCAAAATTTACAATATGTCTCTGATGTAGCATTAAGATTGTCAATTGGAAGTATATACAATCAAAGTACAGTTGAAAAATTACAGCAATTATCTCAAGGAGATCCTGTTATAAAAGAACAGTGTATTGATTTTATACTTGATACAAAATTTAGACGTTCAATAATATGCAAAAAAAGTCAAGCAGAGAAATTGAACTTTACAGAAAGTTTTCCGAATGAAATAATAGACTCCTTTTTATTAACATTGAAATTTACAGAAGAAGAGCTAAATACATTAAATGAAGAAAATATAAAATTAATTATGCTTGAACTTGTAAAGAAACCAAATCAAAGTTTTATGATTAAAGATGCTATGGAAATTTGGAAAAATTTAGTAAATTCTCAAGATAAAAGTGAAGAAAAAACTAATGAGGTTCTTGGTAATTTGAGAAAATTTGTTTTAAATGGGATGATTAATGGTAAAATTAAATTTTATTGTTCTGAAATCGAAACTGTAATGTATGAGGAAAATAAAGTTTATATACCAGAAAAATTTAGAAAATATTTAAAGACACTTATTATAGGAGAAGGTGCAAATATAATAGGAATCTCAAATTCAAGAAATGAAATTATTAACGATTTGAATGATGTGGATGTTATTGTGTCAGATATTTTGTCAGAGCCTAAGACAGAAAAGGAAATTATTGAAGAATTAGCAAAAACGACTATTTATAGAGCAATGCCAGATGGTGAACCAATAGAAGTAGAAGCTTCGGAATATTTGCCTGAGAGTTTAAAAAAATTTGAATTTTTAGGATACTTTGCAGAAAAATAA
- a CDS encoding mechanosensitive ion channel family protein, whose protein sequence is MKELQRFLELDNIIKFLKTNLFKLLIIFLIIKIGKIFKTRIEKILKIIMEKSNVDRSLASFLLSIYSILYYFIIVYSSIGILGINTSSITTFLGAAGIIFGIAFKETLGNFCGGLIILTFKPFRVGDTIEYNNYIGTVKKIELFYTKMLNPQNELVIIPNGIVTNTEIRNIKQDGERRLDLEIGVSYKSDIQKVKKILERIVKEETMDEVEETKIKNNLLAKIQNTILEKKEKSKVNLFFAIFSRKKMKEAEDNANNGITEEVDEINESVQNSTLSKKDRNKKMILASKGSVIGVGKLAESAIIFYIYVYTRSENYLNLKLKLNEKIKIEFDKAGIEIPYPQMDVHIKEFENKM, encoded by the coding sequence ATGAAGGAATTACAAAGATTTTTAGAATTGGATAATATAATTAAATTTTTGAAAACTAATTTATTTAAATTGTTAATAATTTTTCTAATTATAAAAATTGGAAAAATATTTAAGACTAGAATTGAAAAAATTTTGAAAATTATAATGGAAAAGTCAAATGTTGATAGAAGTTTAGCTTCATTTTTACTTTCAATTTATTCTATTTTATATTATTTTATTATAGTTTATTCTTCTATTGGAATTCTTGGAATTAACACATCTTCCATCACAACTTTTCTAGGAGCGGCTGGGATAATTTTTGGGATTGCTTTTAAGGAAACTCTGGGTAACTTTTGCGGTGGACTTATAATTCTTACTTTTAAGCCATTTCGAGTTGGTGATACAATTGAGTATAATAATTATATTGGTACGGTTAAAAAGATTGAGCTTTTTTATACAAAAATGTTAAATCCACAAAATGAGCTTGTAATAATTCCAAATGGAATAGTTACAAATACAGAAATTCGGAACATTAAGCAAGATGGCGAACGTAGGCTTGATTTAGAAATTGGCGTTTCGTATAAGAGTGATATTCAGAAAGTAAAGAAGATCTTAGAAAGAATAGTGAAAGAAGAAACGATGGATGAAGTAGAAGAAACTAAAATAAAAAATAACTTGCTTGCAAAAATTCAGAATACAATTCTAGAAAAAAAAGAAAAAAGTAAAGTTAATTTGTTTTTTGCAATTTTTTCTAGGAAAAAAATGAAAGAAGCTGAAGATAATGCAAATAATGGAATTACAGAAGAAGTTGATGAAATTAATGAAAGTGTACAAAATAGCACATTATCAAAAAAAGATAGAAACAAAAAGATGATTTTAGCTTCAAAGGGTTCTGTTATTGGGGTTGGAAAATTAGCTGAATCTGCGATAATTTTCTATATTTATGTTTATACTCGTTCAGAAAATTATTTGAATCTTAAGCTAAAATTAAATGAAAAAATTAAGATTGAGTTTGATAAAGCTGGAATTGAGATACCTTATCCACAAATGGATGTACACATAAAAGAATTTGAAAATAAGATGTAA
- a CDS encoding MBL fold metallo-hydrolase, translated as MEIRRFLNDNAVQSNCYVISYGNDCYIVDPGQEKMNEVVSYISENKLNLLAILLTHGHWDHILGIPSILEYKKVPIYISEGGYEFLFNPELSLFVWREGKFELDKENIQIITLKENDKVGKEGKVLESCSEFNFEIIETPGHSRGDICYYDKVNKILISGDTMFQGTYGRVDLPTSNPIEMGKSLKKLLALDEDIKVYPGHGFDTTIGQERRYY; from the coding sequence ATGGAAATAAGGAGATTTTTGAATGACAATGCGGTACAAAGTAACTGTTATGTGATTTCTTATGGCAACGATTGTTACATTGTTGATCCTGGTCAGGAAAAGATGAATGAAGTTGTTAGTTATATTAGTGAAAATAAATTAAATTTATTAGCAATACTTCTTACTCACGGGCATTGGGATCATATTTTAGGAATACCATCTATATTAGAATATAAAAAAGTTCCAATTTATATAAGTGAAGGCGGATATGAATTTTTATTTAATCCTGAATTGTCACTTTTTGTTTGGAGAGAAGGAAAATTTGAATTAGATAAGGAAAATATTCAAATTATAACATTGAAGGAAAATGATAAAGTTGGAAAAGAAGGAAAAGTCCTTGAAAGCTGTTCAGAATTTAATTTTGAAATAATTGAAACGCCAGGACATAGTAGAGGGGATATTTGTTATTACGATAAGGTTAACAAGATATTGATTTCTGGAGATACAATGTTTCAAGGGACTTATGGAAGAGTAGATTTGCCAACTAGTAATCCTATTGAAATGGGAAAATCGCTAAAGAAATTATTGGCATTGGATGAAGATATCAAGGTTTATCCAGGGCATGGTTTTGATACTACCATTGGTCAAGAAAGAAGATATTACTAA
- the dtd gene encoding D-aminoacyl-tRNA deacylase, producing the protein MKIIVQRVNFAEIFVNNKFKGKIQKGIVAYIGITNGDSVKDIDFCIDKLINLRIFDDESGKLNLSVKDINGNLLIVSNFTIYGNTKKGRRPSYTDSAPASEAYEIYNLFVKKLEQTGIRFETGEFGQYMRIVSENDGPVNLIIDSK; encoded by the coding sequence ATGAAAATAATAGTTCAAAGAGTAAATTTTGCAGAAATATTTGTAAATAATAAATTTAAAGGGAAAATTCAAAAAGGAATAGTTGCATATATTGGAATTACTAATGGAGATTCTGTAAAGGATATTGATTTTTGCATTGACAAATTGATTAATCTGAGAATTTTTGATGATGAAAGTGGTAAACTAAATTTATCAGTAAAAGATATAAATGGAAATCTTCTAATTGTAAGTAATTTTACAATTTATGGAAACACGAAAAAAGGAAGAAGACCAAGTTATACTGATTCGGCACCAGCTAGTGAAGCTTATGAAATTTATAATCTTTTTGTAAAAAAACTGGAGCAGACAGGAATTAGATTTGAAACTGGGGAATTTGGACAATATATGAGAATTGTTTCTGAAAATGACGGACCTGTAAATTTGATAATTGATTCAAAATAA
- a CDS encoding C40 family peptidase: MIKKSTFTMACMLMTVGCANLQTNEANKGKIGERSNDDLSSRNNSESEDITIEIVGGKKEKVENNYSAPNNRSEQKRSAYKSTDTTKKTEKYSELNEKIDDLKVTKLFDENKLVDRSMPNSQLVLQKLSELKRKHQEILLNGTFSQKKTVELQNQLLKTYSNWKGTKYSLGGDSENGIDCSALTRRVYREVYGYELPRRTVQQVKVGAHVSKEDLKPGDIVFFRPEEKNNHTAVYLGDTLFINASSSKGVVISTLENTYWNKYFKYGVRVRTV; this comes from the coding sequence ATGATAAAAAAATCAACATTTACTATGGCATGTATGCTGATGACAGTAGGATGTGCTAACTTACAGACAAATGAAGCAAATAAGGGGAAAATTGGAGAAAGAAGTAATGATGACCTTTCATCAAGAAATAATTCAGAAAGTGAAGATATTACTATTGAAATTGTAGGAGGGAAGAAAGAAAAAGTAGAAAATAACTATTCTGCTCCAAACAATAGGTCAGAACAAAAAAGAAGCGCATATAAAAGTACAGATACAACTAAAAAGACTGAAAAGTATAGCGAGTTAAACGAGAAAATAGATGACCTGAAAGTAACAAAGTTATTTGATGAAAATAAGCTGGTAGATCGTTCAATGCCAAATTCGCAGCTTGTATTACAAAAATTATCTGAATTAAAGAGAAAACATCAAGAAATATTGTTAAATGGTACTTTCAGTCAAAAAAAGACAGTAGAGCTTCAAAACCAACTATTAAAGACATATAGTAATTGGAAAGGAACAAAATATTCGCTTGGTGGAGATTCAGAAAACGGAATAGATTGCTCAGCATTAACACGTAGAGTTTATCGGGAAGTATATGGATATGAGCTGCCAAGAAGAACTGTGCAGCAGGTAAAAGTAGGAGCTCATGTCTCAAAAGAAGATTTGAAACCTGGAGATATTGTATTTTTCAGGCCAGAAGAAAAAAATAACCATACAGCAGTTTATCTAGGAGATACACTTTTCATAAACGCTTCGTCATCTAAAGGAGTTGTAATTTCTACTTTGGAAAACACTTACTGGAATAAGTATTTTAAATATGGAGTAAGAGTAAGAACTGTTTAA
- a CDS encoding aspartate-semialdehyde dehydrogenase has translation MKNYKVAIVGATGLVGRTFLKVLKERNFPVEKLYLYASKNSAGKKIEFNGAEYTVIELKDDTIADDIDVALFSAGGGVSLEYAPKFKAKGAVVIDNSSAWRMDKNIPLIVPEANPEALENHQGIIANPNCSTIQVMPVLKVLQEKYGLKRVIYSTYQAVAGSGQRGLDDLEANLRGEPSKGYPHQIAFNTLPHIDVFLDNGYTKEEEKMINETRKILNLPDLKATATCVRVPVRYGHAVSVNVELERPFELEDVIRAFEEKEGVIVQNDGKNNVYPMPINAQDTDEVYVGRIRRDFSADNALNLWVVADNIRKGAATNTIQIAETLIKKGAL, from the coding sequence ATGAAAAATTACAAAGTAGCAATTGTTGGGGCAACAGGGCTTGTTGGAAGAACATTTCTAAAAGTTTTAAAGGAAAGAAACTTTCCAGTAGAAAAATTATACCTTTATGCTTCGAAAAATTCAGCTGGTAAAAAAATTGAATTTAATGGAGCAGAATATACTGTTATTGAACTAAAAGATGACACAATAGCTGATGATATTGATGTGGCTTTATTTTCGGCTGGTGGAGGAGTATCACTTGAATATGCTCCAAAATTTAAGGCAAAAGGTGCAGTTGTTATTGATAACAGCAGCGCTTGGAGAATGGATAAGAATATTCCGTTAATAGTTCCTGAAGCAAATCCAGAAGCACTGGAAAATCATCAAGGAATCATTGCAAATCCAAATTGCTCAACAATTCAGGTAATGCCTGTATTAAAAGTTTTACAAGAAAAATATGGATTAAAAAGAGTAATCTATTCAACTTATCAGGCTGTGGCAGGTTCTGGACAGAGAGGACTTGATGATTTGGAAGCTAATCTAAGAGGGGAGCCTTCAAAAGGATATCCGCATCAAATTGCATTTAATACATTGCCACATATTGATGTTTTTTTAGATAATGGATATACAAAAGAAGAAGAAAAAATGATTAACGAAACTAGAAAAATATTAAACTTGCCAGATTTAAAAGCAACTGCGACTTGTGTGAGAGTACCAGTTAGATATGGACATGCAGTATCTGTAAATGTCGAATTAGAAAGACCATTTGAATTAGAAGATGTAATTCGTGCGTTTGAGGAAAAAGAAGGAGTTATAGTACAAAATGATGGTAAGAATAATGTTTATCCAATGCCTATAAATGCTCAAGATACTGATGAAGTTTATGTTGGAAGAATCAGAAGAGATTTTTCAGCAGATAATGCCTTGAATTTATGGGTTGTAGCAGATAATATAAGAAAAGGTGCTGCTACAAACACAATTCAAATAGCTGAAACTTTAATAAAAAAAGGAGCATTATAA